The following coding sequences are from one Mycobacterium bourgelatii window:
- a CDS encoding Zn-ribbon domain-containing OB-fold protein, whose translation MTAGSVEPIDREIMEIDDGHIHLIGGQCGECGETGFPRQNTCRRCSADRIATVRLAQRGVLWSWTIQRFPPPSPPFVASGDEFVPFGVGYVELPGQVIVEARLTESNPDALRIGMPMRVTALQVPAEEGGAATTFAFAPIEEGELG comes from the coding sequence GTGACGGCAGGAAGTGTAGAGCCCATCGATCGCGAGATCATGGAGATCGACGATGGCCACATTCACCTGATCGGCGGGCAGTGCGGGGAGTGCGGCGAGACCGGCTTCCCGCGGCAGAACACCTGCCGGCGTTGCAGCGCCGACCGCATCGCCACGGTGCGGTTGGCCCAGCGGGGAGTGTTGTGGAGCTGGACGATCCAGCGGTTTCCGCCCCCGAGCCCACCGTTCGTGGCATCCGGTGACGAGTTCGTGCCGTTCGGCGTCGGCTACGTGGAGCTGCCCGGTCAGGTGATCGTCGAGGCGCGCCTGACCGAATCCAATCCGGACGCGTTGCGCATCGGCATGCCGATGCGGGTGACCGCGCTGCAGGTTCCCGCCGAAGAGGGCGGAGCTGCAACGACATTCGCGTTCGCTCCGATCGAAGAAGGAGAGCTGGGATGA
- a CDS encoding acyl-CoA dehydrogenase family protein: MTDRTGLDALRAEADAWVRANLPENWPQVTESDADVARRWYQTLAGRGWTVPGWAPEHGGAGLDAAAAAVIRDVLASYDADLPVHHFVPLTLIGPAIIAWGTEEQRRRYLPGITSGADMWCQLFSEPGAGSDLASLATRAVPTDSGTWIVDGQKVWSSFANLCQYGMLLARTDPDLPKNAGITCFLVDMRAPGVTVRPLRQMTGTEHFCEVFLERVELPADSMLGPLNGGWRVALSTLTAERSGLSETSSASGVELEPTLELARRTGAWRDDTVRDRIATLIAKERALALTNLRLRARPDAKGSITKLLLSELSQRISELRFELAGPGAAYWEGDAGSPEAMGLLDSRRLTVAGGTSEIQRNIIAERVLGLDREPDPDRGRPWRELRRG; this comes from the coding sequence ATGACTGACCGAACCGGCCTCGACGCGCTGCGCGCCGAGGCGGACGCATGGGTGCGGGCCAACCTCCCTGAAAACTGGCCGCAGGTAACCGAATCGGACGCGGATGTGGCGCGGCGCTGGTACCAGACACTGGCGGGGCGCGGCTGGACGGTGCCCGGCTGGGCGCCCGAGCACGGCGGGGCGGGCCTGGACGCCGCCGCCGCCGCGGTGATCCGCGACGTGCTGGCGAGCTACGACGCTGACCTACCGGTGCACCATTTCGTGCCGTTGACGCTGATCGGACCGGCCATCATCGCGTGGGGCACCGAGGAGCAACGCCGGCGCTACCTGCCGGGCATCACCAGTGGTGCCGACATGTGGTGCCAGCTGTTCAGCGAGCCCGGCGCCGGTTCGGATCTGGCCAGCCTGGCGACCCGGGCGGTACCCACCGACAGCGGGACCTGGATCGTCGACGGCCAGAAGGTCTGGAGTTCGTTCGCCAACCTCTGCCAATACGGGATGCTGCTCGCCCGTACCGACCCCGATCTGCCGAAAAATGCGGGCATCACCTGTTTTCTGGTGGACATGCGGGCCCCCGGCGTGACGGTGCGCCCGCTGCGGCAGATGACCGGCACCGAGCACTTCTGCGAGGTGTTCCTGGAGCGGGTCGAACTGCCCGCCGACAGCATGCTGGGCCCGCTTAACGGCGGATGGCGGGTGGCGCTCTCGACGTTGACCGCGGAGCGCTCCGGCCTTTCGGAGACCTCCAGCGCCAGCGGCGTGGAGTTGGAGCCAACGCTGGAATTGGCGCGCCGCACCGGCGCGTGGCGCGACGACACGGTGCGCGACCGAATAGCCACGCTGATCGCCAAGGAACGGGCGCTGGCCCTGACGAACCTGCGCCTGCGCGCTCGTCCCGACGCGAAGGGCTCCATCACCAAGTTGCTGCTTTCCGAACTGTCGCAACGCATCAGCGAGTTGCGATTCGAGCTGGCCGGCCCCGGTGCCGCGTATTGGGAGGGCGATGCGGGGTCGCCCGAGGCGATGGGCCTGCTGGACAGCCGGCGGCTCACGGTGGCCGGTGGGACCTCGGAGATTCAGCGCAACATCATCGCCGAGCGCGTGCTGGGCTTGGACCGCGAACCCGACCCCGACCGCGGACGCCCGTGGCGAGAACTACGGCGGGGCTGA
- a CDS encoding 2Fe-2S iron-sulfur cluster-binding protein — MPTITVRPSGIEFAAVPGQTIMAAGEAAGYRWPTICGGNGECLVCHVEVLEHPEHLAQADAAEAQAIRGLSGDRGARGRHVRLACQAAVEGDVVVLKRGVRPGKPRREREEGG, encoded by the coding sequence ATGCCGACGATCACGGTGCGGCCGTCTGGCATCGAATTCGCCGCTGTTCCGGGCCAGACCATCATGGCCGCGGGCGAGGCGGCCGGCTACCGGTGGCCGACCATCTGCGGCGGCAACGGTGAGTGCCTGGTGTGCCACGTGGAGGTCCTCGAACACCCCGAGCACCTCGCGCAGGCCGACGCGGCCGAGGCGCAGGCGATCCGGGGCCTCTCGGGCGATCGCGGCGCTCGGGGACGACACGTCCGGCTGGCGTGCCAGGCGGCCGTCGAGGGTGACGTGGTTGTCCTCAAACGTGGTGTGCGCCCGGGTAAACCACGACGAGAACGGGAGGAGGGCGGGTGA